A genomic window from Lusitaniella coriacea LEGE 07157 includes:
- a CDS encoding response regulator, whose protein sequence is MTIDPLKQTLAKTYRRVPLRAVLTVPLVLQIIGAVSLVGYLSFRNGQRSVEDLANQLMSEVGYRVEQHLDNYLAIPHKINQTNANAIELGILDVSDFPLAGRYFWQQLQVFEPASFIQFGSKQGDFIGAERLKNGAFAIEIKNAQTAPDKYSYAADPQGNITTERLGFKQNYDPRDRPWYKAAQKAQQPTWSEIYQFSTDTAVRLGITAVQPFYDEEGTFQGILGTDIVLSQLGDFLKTIEIGESGHIFIVERDEFLVATSKLSQPFLLDEGKAQRIKATDSDDPSIRSTVEQVQERFGRLSAIDRPQKFSFELARERQFVQIFPLSEGRGIDWLIAIVVPEDNFMERVNTNTRTTILLCLAAALLAILVSLVTARWITKPILRLNDAAKDIAKGEWDKTVTLKRKDELGQLARAFNGMASQLRESFNTLEERVEERTFELAREKEKAEVANQAKSTFLANMSHELRSPLNAILGFTQILLRSPNLNPQEQENVSIILRSGEHLLTLINQVLDLSKIEAGRIALNEKSVDLYRLLDDLEDMFQLRAEEKQLTLDFERDARVPRYIRTDEVKLRQVLINLLNNAVKFTNAGGVMLRVALSGESFEEIQSEQPPVPPNLEETEKQDGGKTVNLHFEVEDTGMGIASEELDCLFEAFVQTQAGKDSQEGTGLGLPISRKFVRLMGGEIDVRSQLERGTMFLFSIRAGVTDARALEERGKIGRRAIALEPNQPRYRILLVDDRATNRQLLVRLLNPFGFELQEAENGKNAIAIWERWKPHLIFMDMRMPVMDGYEATQRIKVTTQGNATAIVALTASVLEEEKAIILSAGCDDFMRKPFRENDIFAVMSKHIGVRYVYEDLAPQETTANGEELDAISPEKISRLPFEWANNLESALRQGDLELIATLVEQIRTEHPQFAKIVTHYAEQFEFDKILDLLAESHQERNYESDTL, encoded by the coding sequence AAATCAATCAAACTAACGCTAACGCCATTGAGTTAGGGATACTCGATGTTAGCGATTTTCCCCTGGCGGGGCGGTACTTTTGGCAGCAACTTCAGGTTTTTGAACCCGCAAGTTTCATTCAATTCGGCAGCAAACAGGGAGATTTTATCGGTGCCGAACGTCTTAAAAATGGAGCCTTTGCCATTGAGATCAAAAACGCACAAACCGCACCCGATAAATATTCCTACGCCGCCGATCCTCAAGGAAACATCACAACAGAACGGCTGGGATTCAAACAAAATTACGATCCGCGCGATCGCCCTTGGTACAAAGCCGCTCAGAAAGCCCAACAGCCCACCTGGAGCGAAATTTATCAATTTTCTACCGATACCGCCGTTCGCCTGGGAATCACTGCCGTACAGCCCTTCTACGATGAGGAGGGAACATTTCAAGGCATCCTCGGCACGGATATCGTTCTCTCCCAACTGGGGGATTTTCTCAAAACCATTGAAATTGGCGAATCCGGACATATTTTTATTGTCGAACGCGATGAATTTTTGGTCGCCACCTCCAAACTCTCTCAACCCTTTCTCCTCGATGAGGGGAAAGCCCAGCGAATTAAGGCAACCGATAGTGACGATCCTTCGATTCGCTCGACAGTGGAGCAGGTTCAGGAGCGTTTTGGTCGGTTGAGCGCGATCGATCGCCCGCAAAAATTCTCCTTCGAGTTAGCCAGAGAGCGACAGTTTGTGCAAATTTTCCCCTTATCGGAAGGTCGAGGGATTGATTGGTTGATTGCGATCGTCGTTCCCGAAGATAATTTTATGGAACGGGTGAATACCAATACCCGCACCACAATTCTGCTCTGTCTTGCCGCCGCACTGCTGGCAATTTTGGTGAGTTTGGTGACGGCGCGTTGGATTACCAAACCCATTCTCCGCCTCAATGATGCAGCGAAGGATATTGCCAAAGGGGAATGGGATAAAACGGTGACCCTCAAACGCAAAGATGAATTGGGACAGCTTGCCAGGGCGTTTAATGGCATGGCGAGTCAATTAAGGGAATCTTTTAACACTCTAGAGGAGCGCGTAGAGGAGCGCACGTTTGAATTGGCTCGAGAAAAAGAGAAGGCAGAGGTTGCCAATCAAGCGAAAAGTACGTTCCTGGCGAATATGAGTCACGAGTTGCGTTCCCCTTTGAATGCGATTCTCGGTTTTACGCAAATTTTGCTCCGCAGTCCTAATCTGAATCCTCAAGAGCAGGAAAATGTCAGTATTATTCTGCGCAGTGGCGAACACCTGCTGACTTTGATCAATCAAGTCCTGGATTTATCGAAAATTGAGGCGGGACGCATCGCACTGAATGAAAAAAGTGTCGATCTTTACCGCTTGCTCGACGATCTCGAAGATATGTTTCAGTTACGGGCAGAGGAGAAACAATTAACACTAGATTTTGAGCGAGACGCACGGGTTCCTCGCTATATCCGAACGGATGAGGTGAAGTTGCGTCAAGTGTTAATTAATTTGCTCAATAATGCGGTGAAGTTTACAAATGCGGGCGGGGTGATGTTGCGCGTTGCTCTTTCTGGGGAGTCTTTTGAGGAAATTCAAAGCGAGCAGCCTCCCGTTCCCCCCAATCTAGAGGAGACGGAGAAACAAGACGGGGGGAAAACGGTTAATTTGCACTTTGAAGTTGAAGATACGGGGATGGGGATTGCGTCAGAGGAACTCGATTGCCTTTTTGAAGCGTTCGTGCAAACCCAAGCGGGGAAAGATTCCCAGGAAGGAACGGGTTTGGGGTTGCCGATCAGTCGTAAATTTGTCAGATTGATGGGAGGGGAGATTGATGTCCGCTCGCAATTGGAGCGCGGGACGATGTTTTTGTTTAGTATTCGTGCGGGGGTGACAGATGCACGGGCTTTAGAAGAACGAGGGAAGATCGGTCGTCGCGCGATCGCGCTCGAACCCAATCAACCACGCTACCGCATCCTGCTCGTGGACGATCGCGCGACCAATCGCCAACTTCTGGTTCGATTGCTCAATCCCTTCGGTTTTGAACTCCAAGAAGCAGAAAATGGCAAAAACGCGATCGCGATTTGGGAGCGCTGGAAGCCCCACTTAATCTTTATGGATATGCGAATGCCCGTCATGGACGGTTACGAAGCGACCCAACGGATTAAAGTGACCACACAGGGGAATGCTACCGCGATTGTCGCGCTGACTGCCAGCGTCTTAGAAGAAGAGAAAGCGATTATTCTCTCTGCGGGATGCGACGATTTCATGCGCAAGCCGTTTCGGGAAAATGATATTTTTGCCGTCATGAGCAAACATATTGGGGTGCGTTATGTATATGAGGATTTAGCGCCGCAAGAGACAACAGCGAACGGGGAAGAACTCGACGCGATCTCGCCGGAAAAAATTTCCCGACTTCCTTTTGAATGGGCGAACAATCTAGAAAGTGCGCTCCGACAAGGAGACTTGGAGTTAATTGCCACCCTCGTCGAGCAAATTCGCACCGAACATCCTCAATTTGCCAAAATCGTTACTCATTACGCCGAGCAGTTTGAGTTCGACAAAATTTTGGATTTACTTGCTGAAAGTCACCAAGAAAGAAATTATGAATCAGACACCCTCTGA
- a CDS encoding response regulator: MPKSIILCVDDEPIVLTSLKEQLKRRFGRQYMYETAQNPVEALQIIEELIEDEIEVSLVIADWLMPDMKGDEFLIQVHEKCPKTVTIMLTGQADTDAVERAKLKANLHRCLSKPWTEDELVAVVLSGLE; the protein is encoded by the coding sequence ATGCCTAAATCGATCATTCTGTGTGTTGACGACGAACCCATTGTTCTCACCAGCTTGAAAGAGCAACTCAAGCGGCGATTCGGTCGCCAATATATGTATGAAACCGCCCAAAATCCGGTAGAAGCCTTACAAATTATCGAAGAGTTAATCGAAGACGAAATTGAAGTTTCTCTGGTGATTGCCGATTGGTTAATGCCCGATATGAAAGGGGATGAGTTTTTGATTCAAGTTCATGAGAAATGTCCTAAAACTGTCACTATCATGCTCACCGGACAAGCAGATACCGATGCTGTCGAGCGCGCTAAACTAAAAGCTAACTTACACCGATGTTTGAGCAAACCTTGGACGGAGGATGAATTAGTCGCCGTCGTTCTTTCTGGATTGGAGTAG
- a CDS encoding GtrA family protein, producing MVRWWAIGLFFTGANIPLLGVMKDVLHIPWLIATLISTEIVTLLRFPLNDRWVFGYPRPTWKRLWQYHVANISSTVIWVSAANLFPLLGIPHLIGAVLATGVSVGWSMMTNFLWVWRKKGTQQASSPKSPKTRELLPKE from the coding sequence ATGGTTCGTTGGTGGGCCATTGGACTTTTTTTCACAGGAGCAAATATTCCCCTCCTCGGAGTAATGAAAGATGTACTCCACATCCCTTGGTTAATTGCAACCTTAATCTCAACAGAAATCGTCACGCTGTTGCGTTTTCCCCTCAACGATCGTTGGGTATTCGGCTATCCCCGTCCCACCTGGAAGCGCCTCTGGCAATATCACGTTGCTAACATCAGCAGTACGGTCATTTGGGTGAGTGCGGCGAACCTGTTTCCTTTGTTAGGGATTCCTCACCTGATTGGTGCGGTTTTAGCGACAGGAGTTTCTGTGGGGTGGAGTATGATGACCAATTTTCTGTGGGTTTGGCGCAAAAAAGGAACGCAGCAAGCCTCTTCCCCGAAATCGCCAAAAACCCGCGAACTCCTTCCCAAAGAATAA
- a CDS encoding response regulator — MSKRAILCVDDERVVLNSLKEQLKRHFGKQYTIELASSGQEALLILEELQEEQIEIPLVISDEIMPDMKGDELLIRLHAKAPKMLKIMLTGQASADAVGNAVNNANLYRYITKPWDETDLLLTVTEALERYTLDRVIAEQNQTLHKLNASLERKVAERTAQLQQAMKVAEAANVAKSRFIANMSHELRTPLNAIIGFSHILIHDLSLTPKHRDYLGIINRSGEHLLGLINDILSISRIEAGQAILHEVCFDLYRLLDSIYEMLQLKAKDKGLTFDFQCLPDVPQYIQTDEGKLRQILINLLSNAIKFTEKGRVRLQVSTAIIGSQLPSEKPKNDRAQNFQPIHSITFEVEDTGIGIAAQEIEMLFDPFVQTVTGSKAMQGTGLGLAISREFVRLLGGDICVNSQVECGSTFSFEIRAIASNPASVRPPVPYKKVVGLAPNQERYRILIVEDVLENRQLLVQLLKPLGFEVQEAENGKDAIAKWQTWQPQLILMDMHMPLIDGYEATKQIKSKIAQSQEPTPPTAIVALTASVFAEEQAAIFASGCDDFLAKPLQEKLLWEKLAHHLGVRFLYQEESSSSAQSDLQNQQHSNLTLQDLKTMPSEWIAQLHLAAMAVNDRAISQLIQEIPETESTLANALRDLVHDFRLDTILEVTQSAVD, encoded by the coding sequence ATGAGTAAACGGGCAATCCTTTGTGTCGATGACGAACGAGTTGTTTTAAACAGTTTAAAAGAACAACTCAAGCGTCACTTTGGCAAGCAATATACTATTGAATTGGCGAGTAGCGGTCAAGAAGCCCTCTTGATTCTTGAAGAACTCCAAGAAGAGCAGATCGAAATTCCCCTAGTGATTTCTGATGAAATCATGCCCGATATGAAGGGCGATGAATTGCTGATTCGCCTCCATGCAAAAGCCCCGAAAATGTTGAAAATCATGCTCACGGGGCAGGCGAGTGCGGATGCAGTGGGAAATGCCGTTAACAATGCTAATTTATATCGCTACATCACCAAGCCTTGGGATGAAACCGATCTCCTATTGACCGTCACAGAAGCATTAGAGCGCTACACACTCGATCGCGTAATCGCCGAACAAAACCAAACCCTACATAAATTAAACGCTTCCCTAGAACGGAAAGTTGCCGAACGAACCGCTCAATTGCAACAGGCAATGAAGGTTGCAGAAGCGGCAAACGTGGCAAAAAGTAGATTTATCGCCAATATGAGCCACGAATTGCGCACGCCCCTCAACGCAATTATTGGTTTTAGCCACATCCTGATTCACGACTTATCTCTAACCCCAAAACATAGAGACTATCTGGGTATTATTAATCGCAGTGGCGAACATTTATTAGGTTTAATTAACGATATTCTTTCGATTTCTCGGATCGAAGCGGGTCAAGCCATTTTACACGAAGTTTGTTTCGATCTCTACCGCCTGCTCGATTCGATTTATGAAATGCTACAACTCAAAGCAAAAGATAAGGGTTTGACCTTCGATTTCCAGTGTCTCCCGGATGTTCCGCAGTACATTCAAACCGACGAAGGAAAGTTGCGCCAAATCTTGATTAATCTTTTGAGTAACGCCATTAAATTCACCGAAAAAGGTCGCGTTCGCCTGCAAGTCTCCACCGCCATTATCGGTTCGCAATTGCCTTCAGAAAAGCCAAAAAACGATCGCGCCCAAAACTTTCAACCCATTCATTCCATCACCTTTGAGGTAGAAGATACCGGAATTGGCATCGCCGCCCAGGAAATAGAGATGCTGTTCGACCCCTTCGTGCAAACGGTGACAGGGAGCAAAGCCATGCAAGGAACGGGTTTAGGCTTGGCAATCAGTCGCGAATTCGTGCGGTTGTTGGGGGGGGATATTTGCGTGAATAGCCAAGTTGAGTGCGGTTCGACCTTTAGTTTTGAAATTCGCGCGATCGCGTCCAACCCAGCTTCTGTGCGTCCGCCCGTCCCCTACAAAAAAGTTGTTGGGTTAGCCCCCAATCAAGAACGCTATCGCATTTTAATCGTTGAAGATGTTTTGGAGAATCGCCAGCTTTTGGTTCAACTCCTCAAACCCCTGGGATTTGAAGTGCAAGAAGCAGAAAATGGCAAAGACGCGATCGCGAAATGGCAAACCTGGCAGCCTCAACTCATTTTGATGGATATGCATATGCCCCTCATAGACGGCTATGAAGCCACAAAACAAATTAAAAGCAAAATCGCTCAATCCCAAGAACCCACTCCCCCAACCGCAATTGTTGCCCTCACCGCAAGCGTCTTTGCCGAAGAACAAGCCGCAATTTTCGCCTCCGGTTGCGATGATTTTCTCGCCAAACCCCTACAAGAAAAATTACTGTGGGAAAAATTAGCCCATCATTTAGGCGTGCGCTTCCTCTATCAAGAAGAATCGTCGTCTTCTGCCCAATCCGACCTTCAAAATCAGCAACACTCCAACTTAACGCTACAAGACCTCAAAACCATGCCTTCAGAATGGATTGCCCAACTCCACTTAGCCGCAATGGCAGTCAACGATCGCGCGATTTCTCAACTTATCCAAGAAATTCCCGAAACAGAAAGCACTTTGGCGAACGCACTCAGGGATCTCGTTCATGATTTTCGCTTGGATACCATTCTTGAAGTAACGCAATCTGCCGTTGATTAG
- a CDS encoding glutathione S-transferase family protein: MTSITIYSASACPYAQRSRMVLLAKGIDFQLEEIDLNNKPENFQDISPYGKVPVLKHRDRRIWESAIINEYLEEVFPEPPLFPSDPQDRAMARIWIDFANTKFAPAFYKLLLTQDPKIQQEWSKELQNHLHFIEREAFKNAETGAFWLGQTLSLVDISFYPWFERWSALSHYRNIEIPPSCTRLHQWHQAMENSPIVQQTRREANFHIQQYDKYANGTASGTTAREMRRY, translated from the coding sequence ATGACCTCAATTACGATTTATAGCGCGAGCGCTTGTCCTTACGCCCAACGCAGTCGCATGGTACTGTTGGCAAAAGGAATAGACTTCCAATTGGAAGAAATCGATCTCAATAACAAACCAGAGAATTTTCAAGACATTTCTCCCTACGGAAAAGTCCCAGTCTTAAAGCACCGCGATCGTCGAATCTGGGAATCCGCTATTATCAACGAGTATTTAGAAGAAGTCTTTCCCGAACCACCCTTGTTCCCCTCCGATCCTCAAGACCGTGCTATGGCGCGCATTTGGATCGATTTTGCCAACACTAAATTCGCTCCTGCCTTCTACAAACTTCTCCTCACCCAAGACCCAAAAATCCAACAGGAATGGTCAAAAGAACTCCAAAACCATCTGCACTTCATCGAACGGGAAGCATTCAAAAATGCAGAAACCGGAGCGTTTTGGTTGGGTCAAACCTTGAGCTTAGTCGATATTTCATTCTATCCTTGGTTCGAGCGCTGGTCGGCACTCAGTCACTATCGGAATATTGAAATTCCCCCTTCCTGTACGCGGTTGCACCAATGGCATCAAGCAATGGAAAATTCTCCAATCGTCCAACAAACGCGCCGCGAAGCCAACTTCCACATTCAACAATACGACAAGTATGCAAACGGCACTGCATCCGGCACAACCGCACGAGAAATGCGCCGCTATTGA
- a CDS encoding dual specificity protein phosphatase family protein, whose product MQTAAIPVQYALLFSSLGILLMGVSFQWGSKSWLLGWLGANFILVGAAYGGLGARVLGKQSNGAIAPWALFLLFPFFSLTWSVWHLQRFASREPCACLIAPGIWLGRKAFAKELPDNISLLVDLTAEFPEPPRAILGKTYLCLPTLDASVPSPEAFLHLVQIIAAWQGNVYIHCALGRGRSATVAAAVLIEKGIIRDWQNAERYLQEIRPSVRLNRVQRHFLAHL is encoded by the coding sequence ATGCAAACAGCAGCAATCCCAGTGCAATATGCTCTCCTTTTTTCTAGCCTCGGTATTTTGTTGATGGGTGTCAGTTTTCAATGGGGTTCAAAGAGTTGGCTTCTGGGTTGGTTGGGTGCGAATTTTATACTCGTGGGCGCAGCCTACGGCGGTTTAGGCGCAAGGGTTTTGGGGAAACAAAGCAATGGCGCGATCGCGCCTTGGGCATTATTCCTCCTCTTTCCCTTCTTCTCGCTAACTTGGAGCGTTTGGCATCTACAGCGATTTGCGAGTCGCGAACCCTGTGCTTGTCTCATTGCGCCTGGAATTTGGCTGGGACGCAAAGCCTTTGCCAAAGAACTTCCCGATAATATTAGCCTCCTGGTTGACCTTACCGCAGAATTTCCCGAACCTCCACGGGCGATTCTAGGAAAAACCTATCTCTGCTTGCCCACTTTAGATGCTTCTGTCCCTTCCCCCGAAGCCTTTCTTCACCTCGTTCAAATCATTGCTGCTTGGCAAGGCAATGTCTACATCCACTGTGCGCTGGGACGCGGACGTTCTGCAACCGTCGCGGCGGCGGTTCTCATTGAAAAAGGAATCATTCGAGATTGGCAAAATGCAGAGAGATACTTGCAGGAAATTCGCCCTAGCGTTCGCCTGAATCGCGTTCAACGTCACTTTTTGGCACACCTGTAG
- a CDS encoding Mo-dependent nitrogenase C-terminal domain-containing protein, with amino-acid sequence MTSVAQFHYTDEQIRAWLRGLLTIAWADGQFDPEEQELIAQLTQDELAPTTDLGDLEPISPAELATAFGNDKSTAENFLRTAVMMALANGVYSVEEAEVIDDFLAALGVEIEALKSLKQTLYDPSKHELEVDIDETADAITGISSPGQPPVDPLQPVRVWLDDMEVEDPRVARFVCKMIPPQCPFERDIKLFGRKIVRIPPMCKLNPLYEQLVGLRFRSLSYLADDCGEDVTKYC; translated from the coding sequence ATGACCAGTGTTGCCCAGTTTCACTATACAGACGAACAAATTCGAGCTTGGCTGCGCGGACTCTTAACCATTGCTTGGGCTGACGGGCAATTCGATCCAGAAGAACAAGAATTAATTGCCCAGCTAACCCAAGACGAACTTGCCCCAACTACAGATTTGGGCGATCTCGAACCCATCTCTCCCGCAGAACTCGCTACCGCTTTTGGTAACGATAAAAGCACGGCGGAAAACTTCCTGAGAACAGCAGTCATGATGGCGTTGGCAAATGGAGTCTATTCTGTTGAAGAAGCAGAAGTCATTGATGATTTTCTCGCTGCTTTAGGAGTAGAAATCGAAGCCCTCAAATCCCTCAAACAGACGCTATACGACCCCAGCAAGCACGAACTTGAGGTGGATATTGACGAGACAGCAGATGCCATAACGGGTATCTCGTCGCCGGGACAACCGCCTGTCGATCCCTTGCAACCCGTGCGCGTTTGGCTAGATGATATGGAAGTTGAAGATCCGCGCGTGGCTCGATTTGTCTGTAAAATGATTCCGCCCCAATGTCCTTTTGAACGAGATATTAAACTCTTTGGACGCAAAATCGTTCGCATTCCTCCCATGTGCAAACTCAATCCCCTGTACGAACAGTTAGTGGGTTTGCGCTTCCGTTCTTTGTCCTATTTAGCGGATGATTGCGGCGAAGATGTGACGAAATATTGTTAA
- a CDS encoding hybrid sensor histidine kinase/response regulator, translating into MNQTPSESDRPSILVVDDTPENLRLLVNLLTQKGYKVRAVPSGKLALSGIELSRPDLILLDIMMPEMNGYEVCETLKANDSTKNIPVIFISAMSEVLDKIQAFEVGGVDYVTKPFQAEEVLARVELHLDNRNLQKNLEARNQDLAKALEQLTATQNYLIQSEKMAALGQLVAGIAHEINTPLGAIRASSSNIVRALEESLGEFPKLFGRLSEEQQDVFVSLVDEARSRQKNYGTVPPLETRTRKRALTRQLQKYDIEEARYIADTLMDMGIEGEVEPFLSLLQCPDAEEIVQLAYNFLSLQLNNKNITIAVENASKVVFALKRYAHYDHTGDKQVVDIPESLDTVLELYHNQLKQGVAVRRDYRPLPTLWGYPDELNQVWTNLVQNALHAMKGKGTLEICVDCCDSNIAIEFTDSGSGIPPDIQTRIFDPFFTTKSAGEGSGLGLDIAKKIVEKHKGEIAVNSIPGQTTFKILLPVEEKPRDRGK; encoded by the coding sequence ATGAATCAGACACCCTCTGAAAGCGATCGACCCAGTATTTTGGTGGTAGACGATACCCCGGAAAATTTGCGCCTGCTGGTCAATTTATTAACGCAGAAAGGCTATAAAGTCCGCGCCGTTCCCAGTGGAAAATTAGCACTTTCAGGAATTGAGCTATCTCGCCCGGATCTGATTTTGCTCGATATTATGATGCCGGAAATGAATGGGTATGAAGTGTGCGAAACGCTCAAAGCCAACGATAGTACGAAAAATATTCCGGTGATTTTTATCAGTGCCATGAGCGAAGTTCTCGATAAAATCCAAGCTTTTGAGGTGGGAGGGGTAGACTACGTAACCAAGCCCTTTCAGGCAGAAGAAGTCTTAGCGCGCGTCGAGTTACACCTGGACAATCGCAATTTGCAAAAAAACCTAGAAGCGAGAAATCAAGACTTAGCCAAAGCCCTCGAACAACTCACAGCAACCCAAAATTACCTGATTCAATCGGAAAAAATGGCAGCCCTCGGACAATTGGTAGCGGGAATTGCCCACGAAATTAATACGCCCTTGGGCGCAATTCGTGCCTCCTCTAGCAACATCGTTCGCGCTTTAGAGGAGTCTTTGGGGGAGTTTCCCAAACTGTTTGGCAGACTTTCTGAGGAACAACAAGATGTGTTTGTGAGCTTAGTGGACGAAGCGCGATCGCGCCAAAAAAATTACGGAACCGTCCCTCCCTTAGAAACTCGCACCCGCAAGCGTGCCTTAACCCGCCAGTTGCAAAAATACGATATTGAGGAAGCGCGCTATATTGCCGATACGCTCATGGATATGGGGATTGAAGGAGAAGTCGAACCGTTCCTCAGCCTACTTCAATGCCCCGATGCGGAAGAGATCGTGCAACTGGCATACAATTTCCTCAGCCTGCAACTCAATAATAAAAATATTACGATTGCTGTTGAGAATGCCTCAAAAGTCGTTTTTGCTCTGAAACGCTACGCCCACTACGATCACACTGGAGACAAACAAGTTGTTGATATTCCTGAAAGTTTAGATACCGTTCTGGAGTTATACCACAATCAGCTCAAGCAGGGGGTGGCAGTCCGGCGAGATTATCGCCCCTTACCCACTTTGTGGGGTTATCCCGACGAGTTAAACCAAGTTTGGACAAATTTGGTACAAAACGCCTTACACGCAATGAAAGGTAAAGGAACCTTGGAAATTTGTGTGGATTGCTGCGATAGTAACATTGCGATCGAATTTACCGATTCCGGGAGTGGGATTCCTCCAGATATTCAAACGCGAATTTTCGATCCCTTCTTTACCACCAAATCTGCTGGAGAAGGCAGTGGCTTGGGGTTAGACATTGCTAAGAAAATTGTTGAGAAGCATAAAGGGGAGATCGCAGTGAATAGTATTCCGGGGCAAACCACCTTTAAAATCCTGCTTCCTGTTGAAGAGAAACCGCGCGATCGCGGAAAATAG
- the obgE gene encoding GTPase ObgE has translation MQFIDRAKIEVIAGNGGDGMVAFRREKYVPAGGPAGGNGGRGGSVILEAVEHLQTLLDFKYKRIFKAEDGKRGGSNNCTGASGQDLCIQVPCGTMIYEAETENLLGDLIEPGQTLCIAKGGTGGLGNKHFLSNRNRAPDYALPGKEGEQHHLRLELKLIAEVGIIGLPNAGKSTLIASLSAARPKIADYPFTTLVPNLGVVRKPSGDGTVFADIPGLIAGAHEGVGLGHDFLRHIERTRLLLHLIDATAEDPIADYHTIERELEAYGRGLRDRPQILALNKLDAVDAERIKEIATELAQLSPHPLFKISAVTRLNLDSLLQQIWKTLEGRDSL, from the coding sequence ATGCAATTTATCGATCGCGCGAAAATTGAAGTCATTGCCGGTAATGGAGGTGACGGAATGGTCGCCTTCCGCCGGGAAAAATACGTCCCTGCGGGCGGTCCTGCCGGGGGAAATGGGGGTCGAGGCGGTTCGGTCATCTTAGAAGCAGTGGAGCATCTACAAACCCTCCTAGACTTCAAATACAAGCGCATCTTTAAAGCCGAAGATGGCAAGCGGGGCGGCTCGAACAATTGCACCGGGGCATCGGGACAAGATTTGTGCATTCAAGTTCCCTGCGGCACGATGATTTACGAAGCGGAAACCGAAAACCTATTGGGAGATTTAATCGAACCCGGACAAACGCTGTGCATTGCCAAGGGGGGAACCGGAGGTTTGGGGAACAAGCATTTTTTGAGCAATCGCAATCGCGCGCCCGATTACGCACTTCCCGGAAAGGAAGGGGAACAACACCATTTGCGCTTGGAGTTGAAGTTAATTGCAGAGGTGGGGATTATTGGATTGCCCAACGCGGGAAAATCAACCTTGATTGCTTCCCTATCTGCGGCGCGTCCCAAAATCGCCGACTATCCCTTTACCACCCTCGTGCCGAATTTGGGAGTCGTTCGCAAACCTTCTGGGGATGGCACCGTTTTCGCGGATATTCCGGGATTAATCGCTGGGGCGCACGAAGGCGTGGGGCTGGGACATGACTTTTTGCGCCATATCGAACGGACGCGCCTGTTATTGCATTTAATCGACGCAACCGCAGAAGATCCGATCGCGGACTACCATACCATTGAACGGGAATTAGAAGCCTATGGACGAGGTTTGCGCGATCGTCCTCAAATTCTTGCTCTCAATAAACTCGATGCCGTTGACGCAGAACGCATTAAAGAGATTGCAACCGAACTCGCCCAACTCTCACCCCATCCCCTCTTCAAAATTTCTGCGGTCACTCGTCTCAATTTAGATTCTCTATTACAACAGATTTGGAAAACCCTTGAAGGGAGAGATTCTCTATGA